From the genome of Streptomyces sp. NBC_00659, one region includes:
- the pheS gene encoding phenylalanine--tRNA ligase subunit alpha → MSAPNKSYDPVEVEALKPEEIERMRDEALAAFAAAGDLDALQEAKVAHTGGTSPLALANREIGALPPQAKAAAGKLVGQARGAVNKALAARQAELEAERDARVLVEEAVDVTLPYDRVPSGARHPLTTMMERVADVFVSMGYEVAEGPEVEAEWFNFDALNFTPDHPARQMQDTFFVQGPEGTHGDESGVVLRTHTSPVQARALLDREPPVYVVCPGRVYRTDELDATHTPVFHQIELLAVDEGLTMADLKGTMDHMVQSLFGSDMKTRLRPNYFPFTEPSAEMDMLCYVCKGESVGNPDRPCRTCSSEGWIELGGCGMVNPRVLVACGVDPEKYSGFAFGFGIERMLMFRHNVEDMRDMVEGDVRFTRPFGMEI, encoded by the coding sequence ATGTCGGCACCTAATAAGTCGTACGACCCTGTAGAGGTCGAGGCCTTGAAACCGGAAGAGATCGAGCGCATGCGGGACGAGGCGCTCGCCGCCTTCGCCGCCGCCGGCGACCTCGACGCGCTCCAGGAGGCCAAGGTCGCCCACACCGGCGGCACCTCTCCGCTGGCCCTCGCCAACCGCGAGATCGGCGCACTGCCCCCGCAGGCCAAGGCCGCGGCCGGCAAGCTCGTCGGCCAGGCCCGCGGCGCCGTGAACAAGGCCCTCGCCGCCCGCCAGGCCGAACTGGAGGCCGAGCGCGACGCGCGCGTACTGGTCGAGGAGGCGGTGGACGTCACCCTGCCGTACGACCGCGTACCGTCCGGCGCACGGCACCCGCTCACCACCATGATGGAGCGGGTCGCGGACGTCTTCGTGTCCATGGGATACGAGGTCGCCGAGGGCCCCGAGGTCGAGGCGGAGTGGTTCAACTTCGACGCCCTCAACTTCACGCCCGACCACCCGGCCCGGCAGATGCAGGACACCTTCTTCGTCCAGGGCCCCGAGGGCACCCACGGCGACGAGTCCGGTGTCGTGCTGCGCACCCACACCTCGCCGGTGCAGGCCCGCGCCCTGCTCGACCGGGAGCCGCCCGTCTACGTCGTGTGCCCCGGCCGCGTCTACCGCACGGACGAGCTCGACGCCACGCACACCCCGGTCTTCCACCAGATCGAGCTGCTGGCCGTCGACGAGGGCCTGACCATGGCCGACCTCAAGGGCACCATGGACCACATGGTCCAGTCGCTCTTCGGCTCGGACATGAAGACCCGGCTGCGCCCGAACTACTTCCCCTTCACCGAGCCGTCCGCCGAGATGGACATGCTCTGCTACGTCTGCAAGGGCGAGTCCGTCGGCAACCCCGACCGCCCCTGCCGGACCTGCTCCTCCGAGGGCTGGATCGAGCTCGGCGGCTGCGGCATGGTCAACCCGCGGGTGCTGGTCGCCTGTGGCGTCGACCCGGAGAAGTACAGCGGATTCGCCTTCGGGTTCGGCATCGAGCGGATGCTGATGTTCCGTCACAACGTTGAAGACATGCGAGACATGGTCGAGGGTGACGTCCGGTTCACCCGGCCGTTCGGGATGGAGATCTGA
- a CDS encoding sensor histidine kinase, with protein sequence MSVGTGGAHSALRARDARGTSAPLHDDTAEAGPGLGIDPDDLPDGIVVADEHGRVVCFNVAAARITAVPAAEALGRRLEAALPLEDLEGRRWWQLTDPYGGLAIRNGQPERNLLLPGGREILVSARYVRTHPTGPVRRVVVCLRDTEARRRTERSHAELIATVAHELRSPLTSVKGFTATLLAKWERFTDDQKKLMLETVDADANRVTRLIAELLDISRIDSGRLELRRQPVDIGAAVGRHIQAYVASGQPADRFLLRIEQPLPALWADPDKVDQVLSNLIENAVRHGEGTVTIDVAPSTSPRERPDEEGTANAVTSVTVSDEGTGIPEESMNRVFTRFWRGSKRGGTGLGLYIVKGIVEAHGGTITVGRAPGGGAEFRFTLPVGTPAYLL encoded by the coding sequence ATGAGTGTCGGCACGGGCGGTGCCCACAGCGCGCTGCGAGCACGGGACGCGCGCGGCACATCCGCGCCCCTGCACGATGACACCGCCGAAGCCGGTCCCGGTCTCGGCATAGACCCCGACGACCTGCCCGACGGGATCGTCGTCGCCGACGAACACGGCCGTGTCGTCTGCTTCAACGTCGCCGCCGCCCGGATCACGGCGGTCCCCGCCGCCGAGGCCCTCGGCCGCCGCCTCGAAGCGGCCCTCCCGCTGGAAGACCTCGAGGGCCGGCGCTGGTGGCAGCTCACGGACCCCTACGGCGGACTCGCCATCCGCAACGGCCAGCCCGAACGGAACCTGCTGCTCCCCGGCGGCCGCGAGATCCTCGTCTCCGCCCGCTATGTGCGCACCCACCCCACCGGACCGGTCCGCCGGGTCGTCGTCTGCCTGCGCGACACCGAGGCCCGCCGCCGCACCGAGCGCAGCCACGCCGAGCTGATCGCCACGGTCGCCCACGAACTGCGCTCGCCGCTCACCTCCGTCAAGGGCTTCACCGCGACCCTGCTCGCCAAATGGGAACGCTTCACCGACGACCAGAAGAAACTGATGCTGGAGACCGTCGACGCCGACGCGAACCGCGTCACCCGGCTCATCGCCGAGCTCCTCGACATCTCCCGCATCGACTCCGGTCGCCTCGAACTGCGCCGCCAGCCCGTCGACATCGGCGCCGCCGTGGGCCGGCACATCCAGGCGTACGTCGCCTCGGGCCAGCCCGCCGACCGCTTCCTGCTGCGCATCGAGCAGCCCCTGCCCGCCCTCTGGGCCGACCCCGACAAGGTCGACCAGGTGCTCAGCAACCTGATCGAAAATGCGGTGCGCCACGGCGAGGGAACCGTCACCATTGACGTGGCACCCTCCACCTCCCCGCGCGAGCGGCCGGACGAGGAGGGCACGGCGAACGCCGTCACGTCGGTCACCGTGAGCGACGAGGGCACCGGAATCCCGGAGGAGTCCATGAACCGCGTCTTCACCCGCTTCTGGCGGGGCAGCAAGCGCGGCGGCACCGGCCTCGGGCTCTACATCGTCAAGGGCATCGTCGAAGCCCACGGCGGCACCATCACGGTCGGCCGCGCCCCCGGCGGGGGAGCGGAGTTCCGATTTACGTTGCCCGTGGGCACCCCGGCGTACCTTCTGTAA
- a CDS encoding TrmH family RNA methyltransferase — MPPAAPELISPRSPRVLAARRLARRNFRGKERLFLAEGPQAVREAAAHRADGTATLVELFATVEAAERYADIIDGARRVDARVHLADEQVIADISTTVTPQGLVGVCRFLDTPFEDILKARPRLVAVLAHVRDPGNAGTVLRCADAAGADAVVLTDASVDLYNPKAVRASVGSLFHLPVAVGVPVEQAVAGLKAAGVRILAADGAGEDDLDDELDKGTMGGPTAWVFGNEAWGLPEETRALADAVVRVPIHGKAESLNLATAAAVCLYASARAQRASTGCRSVTGS, encoded by the coding sequence ATGCCCCCCGCCGCCCCCGAGCTGATCTCCCCGCGCTCGCCGCGTGTCCTGGCCGCCCGGCGGCTCGCCAGGCGGAACTTCCGGGGCAAGGAGCGGCTGTTCCTCGCCGAGGGGCCGCAGGCCGTCCGGGAGGCCGCCGCGCACCGCGCCGACGGCACCGCGACCCTGGTGGAACTGTTCGCCACCGTCGAGGCCGCGGAGCGCTACGCCGACATCATCGACGGCGCCCGCCGGGTCGACGCCCGGGTGCACCTCGCCGACGAGCAGGTCATCGCCGACATCTCCACCACCGTCACCCCGCAGGGCCTCGTCGGCGTCTGCCGCTTCCTCGACACCCCCTTCGAGGACATCCTCAAGGCCCGGCCCCGTCTCGTCGCCGTGCTCGCCCACGTCCGCGACCCCGGGAACGCCGGGACCGTGCTGCGCTGCGCCGACGCCGCGGGCGCCGACGCCGTCGTCCTCACCGACGCGTCCGTCGACCTCTACAACCCCAAGGCCGTACGCGCCTCCGTCGGCTCCCTGTTCCACCTGCCCGTCGCCGTCGGCGTGCCCGTCGAGCAGGCCGTGGCCGGACTCAAGGCCGCCGGCGTCCGCATCCTCGCCGCCGACGGCGCCGGTGAGGACGACCTCGACGACGAACTCGACAAGGGGACCATGGGCGGCCCCACCGCCTGGGTCTTCGGCAACGAGGCCTGGGGGCTTCCGGAGGAGACCCGCGCGCTGGCCGACGCCGTCGTGCGCGTTCCGATCCACGGAAAGGCCGAGAGCCTGAACCTGGCCACGGCCGCGGCCGTATGTCTCTACGCGTCAGCCCGTGCACAGCGCGCCTCCACAGGGTGCCGTTCCGTCACCGGCAGCTAG
- the rplT gene encoding 50S ribosomal protein L20, with the protein MARVKRAVNAHKKRRAILEAAKGYRGQRSRLYRKAKEQVTHSLVYNYNDRKKRKGDFRQLWIQRINAAARQNGMTYNRLIQGLKAANIEVDRKILAELAVNDANAFAALVEVAQKALPSDVNAPKAA; encoded by the coding sequence GTGGCACGCGTCAAGCGGGCAGTAAACGCACACAAGAAGCGCCGGGCGATCCTCGAGGCGGCCAAGGGCTACCGCGGCCAGCGTTCGCGCCTGTACCGCAAGGCCAAGGAGCAGGTCACCCACTCCCTGGTCTACAACTACAACGACCGCAAGAAGCGCAAGGGCGACTTCCGTCAGCTGTGGATCCAGCGCATCAACGCTGCGGCCCGCCAGAACGGCATGACGTACAACCGCCTCATCCAGGGTCTGAAGGCCGCCAACATCGAGGTGGACCGCAAGATCCTCGCGGAGCTGGCCGTCAACGACGCCAACGCGTTCGCCGCGCTGGTCGAGGTCGCGCAGAAGGCCCTGCCGTCGGACGTCAACGCGCCGAAGGCTGCGTGA
- the rpmI gene encoding 50S ribosomal protein L35 produces the protein MPKNKSHSGASKRFKITGSGKVLRERAGKRHLLEHKSSRVTRRLTGTAEMAPGDAAKIKKLLGK, from the coding sequence ATGCCGAAGAACAAGTCGCACAGCGGTGCCAGCAAGCGCTTCAAGATCACCGGCTCCGGCAAGGTGCTCCGTGAGCGCGCCGGCAAGCGCCACCTGCTCGAGCACAAGTCGTCCCGCGTGACCCGTCGTCTCACCGGCACCGCCGAGATGGCCCCGGGCGACGCCGCGAAGATCAAGAAGCTTCTCGGCAAGTGA
- the infC gene encoding translation initiation factor IF-3, with protein sequence MWCYRGGSISTEPRINDRIRVPEVRLVGPSGEQVGIVPLAKALELAQEYDLDLVEVAASARPPVCKLMDYGKFKYESAMKAREARKNQAHTVIKEMKLRPKIDPHDYDTKKGHVVRFLKQGDKVKITIMFRGREQSRPELGYRLLQRLATDVEDLGFIESNPKQDGRNMIMVLGPHKKKTEAMAEAREAQAARKAEAKANPGRSQNAADDDIAEGEAVEGEAVEGEAVEGETTEGETTEAESAEAPAEASAEA encoded by the coding sequence GTGTGGTGCTACCGAGGAGGATCCATCAGCACCGAGCCCCGCATCAACGACCGGATTCGCGTTCCCGAAGTGCGACTTGTCGGTCCCAGCGGCGAGCAGGTCGGGATTGTTCCGCTTGCCAAGGCCCTGGAGCTTGCTCAGGAGTACGACCTCGACCTGGTCGAGGTGGCGGCGAGCGCTCGCCCGCCCGTCTGCAAGCTCATGGACTACGGGAAGTTCAAGTACGAGTCGGCCATGAAGGCCCGTGAGGCGCGCAAGAACCAGGCGCACACGGTCATCAAGGAAATGAAGCTCCGGCCGAAGATCGACCCGCACGACTACGACACCAAAAAGGGTCACGTCGTCCGGTTCCTCAAGCAGGGCGACAAGGTCAAGATCACGATCATGTTCCGTGGTCGCGAGCAGTCCCGGCCGGAACTCGGCTACCGACTGCTGCAGCGTCTCGCGACGGACGTCGAGGATCTCGGGTTCATCGAGTCGAACCCGAAGCAGGACGGCCGAAACATGATCATGGTTCTCGGTCCGCACAAGAAGAAGACCGAGGCGATGGCCGAGGCCCGTGAGGCTCAGGCGGCTCGCAAGGCGGAAGCGAAGGCCAACCCGGGTCGCTCGCAGAACGCCGCCGATGACGACATCGCCGAGGGTGAAGCCGTCGAGGGTGAAGCCGTCGAGGGTGAAGCCGTCGAGGGTGAGACCACCGAGGGTGAGACCACCGAGGCCGAGTCCGCCGAGGCTCCGGCCGAGGCATCAGCCGAGGCCTGA
- a CDS encoding DUF1844 domain-containing protein has product MSDTPPQNPDYDTMTRDIAEVPAVEVIVTVAVNLMSAAAVKLGLTEEGDEHKDLDEARKLVTALAGLLDASTTEISSFHAAPLRDGLKSLQLAFREASLVPDEPGQGPGEKYTGPVYG; this is encoded by the coding sequence ATGAGTGACACCCCTCCCCAGAACCCCGACTACGACACCATGACCCGCGACATCGCCGAGGTCCCCGCGGTCGAGGTCATCGTGACGGTCGCCGTGAACCTGATGAGCGCCGCCGCCGTGAAGCTCGGTCTCACCGAGGAGGGCGACGAGCACAAGGACCTGGACGAGGCGCGCAAGCTGGTCACCGCGCTCGCCGGACTGCTCGACGCGAGCACGACCGAGATCAGCTCCTTCCACGCGGCGCCGCTGCGCGACGGCCTGAAGTCCCTCCAGCTGGCCTTCCGCGAGGCGTCCCTCGTCCCGGACGAGCCGGGCCAGGGCCCCGGCGAGAAGTACACGGGACCCGTCTACGGCTGA
- a CDS encoding SseB family protein, which translates to MANKNIPDPGFPDDDGSADPRLSAALTAWSADRAAVPPVLEALTGARLLVPVVAILGEVEEDENGLRREKTSDMAVPTLKAGNRTALPAFTSTDALARWDPEARPVAVRLNQVLEAAAHEKADTIVLDLAGPVSYELTGSALLALAEGRTTADPLADPAVVEAVRAVVAAEPLVVRAHLGPGPADGTLALVLDPSAAPAEAARAVAERLAADETLRARLVRGLDLALLPAEVTPPGEPLYVRA; encoded by the coding sequence GTGGCGAACAAGAACATTCCCGACCCCGGCTTCCCCGACGACGACGGCTCCGCCGACCCCCGGCTGAGCGCGGCCCTCACGGCCTGGTCCGCCGACCGCGCCGCCGTACCGCCGGTCCTGGAGGCGCTCACGGGTGCCCGGCTGCTCGTGCCCGTCGTGGCGATCCTCGGCGAGGTCGAGGAGGACGAGAACGGGCTGCGCCGCGAGAAGACCAGCGACATGGCGGTGCCCACGCTCAAGGCGGGGAACCGTACGGCCCTGCCCGCCTTCACGTCCACGGACGCGCTGGCCCGCTGGGATCCCGAGGCCCGCCCCGTCGCCGTACGCCTGAACCAGGTCCTGGAGGCCGCGGCGCACGAGAAGGCCGACACGATCGTGCTGGACCTGGCCGGGCCCGTGTCCTACGAGCTGACCGGTTCCGCCCTGCTGGCGCTCGCCGAGGGACGTACGACCGCCGATCCGCTCGCCGATCCCGCCGTGGTCGAGGCGGTACGCGCCGTGGTCGCCGCGGAGCCCCTGGTGGTCCGCGCCCATCTCGGCCCCGGTCCGGCGGACGGCACCCTGGCGCTCGTGCTCGACCCGTCGGCCGCCCCCGCCGAGGCGGCCCGCGCGGTGGCCGAGCGGCTCGCGGCCGACGAAACGCTGAGGGCCCGCCTGGTGCGCGGCCTCGACCTGGCACTGCTGCCGGCCGAGGTCACGCCTCCGGGCGAGCCCCTGTACGTACGCGCATAG
- a CDS encoding serine hydrolase, which yields MDRHRARGRRARPSRRKPLLYTAVASAVLVGATAAGTVYMKAQAHDGPAVVSSAASASPSPSPSVSEETSVEPVAEPSVDRDALLAKALKSVTVAAGAKTSVAVLDVDSGESAAYGDAAFDTASIVKVNILAALLLQAQDADRHLTAREKTNATAMIENSDNVSATALWASIGRADGLDAANKRFGLKDTQGGDGELWGLTQTTASDQLTLLRQVFGDDSELSAASRSYLQGLMGEIETDQQWGVSAAADGSRWALKNGWLARSTTGLWDVNSIGRISADGHDYLVATLSNGNSTQAKGISLVEAVSKAAVSAFQDTAED from the coding sequence ATGGACCGTCACAGAGCACGCGGGCGCCGAGCCCGGCCCTCCCGACGCAAGCCACTTCTGTACACCGCGGTGGCCTCGGCCGTCCTCGTGGGCGCCACGGCGGCCGGGACGGTGTACATGAAGGCACAGGCGCACGACGGTCCCGCCGTCGTATCGTCGGCCGCGTCGGCGTCACCCTCGCCGTCGCCGTCCGTGAGCGAGGAGACATCGGTGGAACCCGTGGCGGAGCCCTCCGTGGACCGGGACGCGCTGCTCGCGAAGGCGCTGAAGTCGGTGACGGTGGCGGCCGGAGCGAAGACGTCGGTGGCCGTCCTCGACGTGGACTCCGGTGAGAGCGCCGCCTACGGTGACGCGGCCTTCGACACCGCGAGCATCGTCAAGGTGAACATCCTGGCCGCGCTGCTGCTCCAGGCGCAGGACGCGGACCGGCATCTGACGGCGCGGGAGAAGACGAACGCCACCGCGATGATCGAGAACAGCGACAACGTGTCGGCGACCGCCCTGTGGGCCTCCATCGGGCGGGCCGACGGTCTGGACGCGGCGAACAAGCGCTTCGGCCTGAAGGACACGCAGGGCGGCGACGGCGAGCTGTGGGGGCTGACCCAGACCACCGCGAGCGACCAGCTCACGCTGCTGCGCCAGGTGTTCGGGGACGACTCCGAACTCAGCGCGGCCTCGCGGTCCTATCTCCAGGGACTCATGGGCGAGATCGAGACCGACCAGCAGTGGGGAGTGTCCGCCGCTGCCGACGGTTCTCGATGGGCGCTGAAGAACGGGTGGTTGGCGCGCAGCACGACCGGGCTGTGGGACGTCAACAGCATCGGGCGGATCTCGGCCGACGGCCACGACTATCTGGTGGCGACGCTGTCGAACGGGAACTCCACGCAGGCGAAGGGTATTTCGCTGGTGGAAGCGGTGTCGAAGGCCGCGGTGTCCGCGTTCCAGGACACGGCCGAGGACTGA
- the mycP gene encoding type VII secretion-associated serine protease mycosin: MNRDDGPYGRIRQSRTTGPADTTTGTAPPVGRARRPRPAPEARRPRISRRAGTLAALLAASLTLVPSAVAHADGIRAQQWGLDAMHTQQAWRTTKGKGITVAVLDTGVDALHPDLKGNVLGDKDLVGFGASRGDVTWARHGTAMAGIIAGHGHGPGDADGVMGIAPEAKILPVRVILEDKDPARSKARNTRGNALADGIRWATDHGADVINLSLGDDSRSAHPEPAEDEAVQYALKKGVAVVASAGNGGEKGDHISYPAAYPGVIAATAVDRYGTHASFSTRRWYATVSAPGVDVVIADPDDRYYEGWGTSAASAFVSGAVALVKAAHPGLSPAQIKRLLEDTARNVPSGGRDDSRGYGFVDPAAAIKAAGRIEPESGLTSAEYGHKYFGTGPAAPDDDGGPAVWAAPLAGALGLALLTAAVFLWRGRRDTNPFQQP, encoded by the coding sequence ATGAACCGCGACGACGGCCCCTACGGCCGCATCCGGCAGTCCCGCACGACCGGTCCTGCCGATACGACCACAGGGACGGCGCCCCCCGTCGGCCGGGCCCGGCGCCCGCGCCCGGCCCCGGAGGCCCGTAGGCCCCGGATCTCCCGCAGAGCCGGCACCCTCGCCGCCCTGCTCGCCGCCTCCCTCACGCTGGTGCCCTCGGCCGTCGCGCACGCCGACGGCATACGCGCCCAGCAGTGGGGCCTCGACGCGATGCACACGCAGCAGGCGTGGCGCACGACCAAGGGCAAGGGCATCACCGTCGCCGTCCTCGACACCGGCGTCGACGCCCTGCACCCGGATCTCAAGGGCAATGTGCTCGGGGACAAGGACCTGGTCGGTTTCGGCGCGAGCCGCGGCGACGTGACCTGGGCCCGGCACGGCACCGCCATGGCGGGCATCATCGCCGGGCACGGCCACGGACCGGGCGACGCCGACGGCGTCATGGGAATCGCCCCGGAGGCGAAGATCCTGCCCGTCCGCGTCATCCTCGAGGACAAGGACCCGGCCCGCTCCAAGGCCCGCAACACCCGTGGCAACGCCCTCGCGGACGGCATCCGCTGGGCCACCGACCACGGCGCCGACGTCATCAACCTCTCCCTCGGCGACGACTCCCGGTCCGCCCACCCCGAACCCGCCGAGGACGAAGCCGTCCAGTACGCGCTGAAGAAGGGTGTCGCCGTCGTCGCCTCCGCCGGCAACGGAGGGGAGAAGGGCGACCACATCTCGTACCCCGCCGCCTACCCGGGCGTCATCGCGGCGACGGCCGTGGACCGCTACGGAACCCACGCGTCCTTCTCCACCCGCCGCTGGTACGCCACCGTCAGCGCCCCGGGCGTCGACGTGGTCATCGCCGACCCGGACGACCGGTACTACGAGGGCTGGGGCACCAGCGCGGCGTCCGCGTTCGTCTCCGGAGCGGTCGCGCTCGTCAAGGCCGCCCACCCGGGTCTGTCGCCCGCGCAGATCAAACGGCTGCTGGAGGACACCGCCCGCAACGTTCCCTCCGGGGGCCGCGACGACTCCCGCGGCTACGGCTTCGTCGACCCGGCCGCCGCCATCAAGGCAGCCGGCCGGATCGAGCCGGAAAGCGGTCTCACGTCGGCCGAGTACGGCCACAAGTACTTCGGCACAGGCCCCGCCGCCCCCGACGACGACGGCGGTCCGGCCGTATGGGCGGCCCCCCTCGCGGGCGCCCTGGGCCTCGCCCTGCTGACCGCCGCGGTGTTCCTGTGGCGCGGCCGCAGAGACACGAATCCCTTCCAACAGCCTTGA
- a CDS encoding amino acid deaminase/aldolase has translation MTARAADRARYDRATAHLDAPVAIVDLEAFDANADDLVRRAGGKPVRVASKSVRCRALLERVLDRDGFAGIMSFTLAESLWLARSGFDDVLLAYPSADRKGYAELTADPKLAASVTVMVDDPAQLRLIDEAREGGTEVVRVCLELDTSLKLFGGRVRVGALRSPLHSPAQVAEMARAIGRAPGFKLVGIMAYEGHIAGVGDAVSGRPLRSRAVRLMQATARKELAERRAEVVRAVRAVEPDLEFVNGGGTGSVQHTAAEDAVTEIAAGSGLYVPRLFDNYTSFSGRPAALFAQPVVRRPGVGVVTVLGGGYPASGAAGADRLPVPYLPEGLSYDPQEGPGEVQTPLLGSPADDLLIGDKVWFRHAKAGELCERFDTLHLVEGDTVTASVPTYRGEGHTFL, from the coding sequence ATGACTGCCCGTGCCGCCGACAGGGCCCGCTACGACCGGGCCACCGCTCACCTCGACGCCCCCGTCGCCATCGTCGACCTGGAGGCCTTCGACGCGAACGCGGACGACCTGGTTCGCAGGGCCGGCGGGAAGCCGGTCCGTGTCGCCAGCAAGTCCGTCCGCTGCCGCGCTCTCCTGGAACGCGTCCTGGACCGGGACGGCTTCGCGGGGATCATGTCGTTCACCCTCGCCGAGTCTCTGTGGCTGGCCAGGTCCGGTTTCGACGACGTCCTGCTCGCCTATCCGTCGGCCGACCGCAAGGGCTACGCCGAGCTGACCGCCGACCCCAAGCTCGCCGCCTCGGTGACCGTCATGGTCGACGATCCGGCGCAGCTCCGCCTCATCGACGAGGCACGCGAGGGCGGCACCGAGGTCGTGCGGGTCTGCCTGGAGCTGGACACCTCGCTCAAGCTGTTCGGCGGCCGGGTCCGGGTCGGAGCGCTGCGTTCGCCGCTGCACTCCCCCGCCCAGGTGGCCGAGATGGCCCGTGCCATCGGACGCGCCCCCGGGTTCAAGCTGGTGGGGATCATGGCGTACGAGGGCCACATAGCGGGCGTCGGCGACGCGGTCTCGGGACGGCCGCTGCGCTCGCGTGCCGTGCGGCTGATGCAGGCCACGGCGCGCAAGGAGCTCGCCGAGCGGCGCGCTGAGGTCGTCCGGGCCGTACGGGCCGTCGAACCGGACCTCGAATTCGTCAACGGTGGCGGCACCGGCAGCGTCCAGCACACGGCGGCCGAGGACGCGGTCACGGAGATCGCGGCCGGGTCGGGACTGTACGTGCCGAGGCTCTTCGACAACTACACGTCCTTCAGCGGACGCCCGGCGGCGCTGTTCGCCCAGCCCGTGGTGCGCCGGCCCGGTGTGGGTGTGGTGACCGTGCTGGGCGGCGGATATCCCGCGTCCGGGGCCGCGGGCGCGGACCGGCTGCCCGTCCCGTATCTGCCGGAGGGACTGTCGTACGACCCCCAGGAGGGTCCCGGCGAGGTGCAGACCCCGCTGCTCGGCTCCCCGGCGGACGATCTGCTCATCGGCGACAAGGTGTGGTTCCGGCACGCGAAGGCCGGTGAGCTGTGCGAGCGGTTCGACACCCTGCACCTCGTGGAGGGCGACACCGTCACGGCCTCCGTCCCGACGTATCGCGGCGAGGGCCACACCTTCCTCTGA
- a CDS encoding DUF2510 domain-containing protein — MSMTPPPGWYRDPSYPLVERWWDGTTWTDHRRQPETPQQPLIQTPPPGGSGRAKAVALVTAAVVLVAAIVTGAVLLRHDDGGDEAAARTTPAATSPTRSDDPSPSPSGPSPSAGDPSVVVDELDGITFPVLDGWAKPQYVADHDMVLTTPRTYDCPGDPGLCRHGRVEARTATATDETSPKALAEGDIEDAADSAYGHDLVGSRPFRGITSHRLVKSGSVAVAGRAGYLVRWKVKTGVGPGGYVESLAFPSSVGSQSLVIVRFAFDAGADGPPLSDMDRITAGIRSVGDKDTGGGVGSSIGPSE, encoded by the coding sequence ATGAGCATGACGCCTCCACCCGGCTGGTACCGCGACCCTTCGTACCCGCTCGTCGAGCGCTGGTGGGACGGGACCACGTGGACCGACCACCGGCGTCAGCCCGAGACCCCCCAACAGCCCCTGATACAGACCCCGCCGCCCGGCGGCTCCGGACGCGCCAAGGCCGTCGCCCTCGTGACGGCCGCCGTCGTCCTCGTGGCCGCGATCGTCACCGGCGCCGTACTGCTGCGCCACGACGACGGCGGCGACGAGGCCGCGGCGCGGACCACGCCCGCGGCCACCTCCCCCACCCGGAGCGACGACCCCTCACCGTCACCGTCCGGCCCCTCGCCGTCGGCCGGTGACCCGTCCGTCGTCGTGGACGAACTCGACGGCATCACCTTCCCGGTCCTCGACGGCTGGGCGAAACCGCAGTACGTCGCCGACCACGACATGGTGCTGACGACCCCGCGAACCTACGACTGCCCGGGCGACCCCGGCCTGTGCCGGCACGGACGGGTCGAGGCGCGTACCGCGACGGCCACCGACGAGACGTCGCCGAAGGCCCTCGCCGAGGGGGACATCGAGGACGCCGCCGACAGCGCGTACGGCCACGACCTCGTCGGCAGCCGCCCCTTCCGGGGCATCACCTCCCACCGGCTGGTGAAGTCCGGCTCGGTCGCCGTCGCCGGGCGCGCCGGGTATCTCGTCCGCTGGAAGGTCAAGACCGGTGTGGGGCCCGGGGGTTACGTCGAGTCGTTGGCCTTCCCGTCCAGCGTGGGCTCGCAGTCCCTGGTCATCGTCCGGTTCGCCTTCGACGCCGGTGCCGACGGGCCGCCGCTGTCCGACATGGACCGGATCACCGCAGGCATCCGCTCGGTGGGCGACAAGGACACCGGCGGCGGTGTGGGCAGCAGCATCGGCCCGTCCGAGTGA